The Croceibacterium sp. TMG7-5b_MA50 genome segment GCCTCGATCTCCTCCAGCGGGCGCAGGTGCCCTTCCAAGGTGAAGATGTCGACGCCGCCGCGTTCCGGCGGCTGGTCGCCCCGATTGCCGTCGCCTACAAGTTCGGCGAGCTGCGGAAAATCCAGTTCGGTCAGCGCGTTGCCGTCGCAGAACACCGCCGCGCGGAACAGGACCGCCTGCAGCTGCCGCACATTGCCGGGCCAGTCGTAGCTGGACAGAAGGGTCAGCGCCCCATCCGTGATGCCGAGCTGGCGCAGGCCTGGCTCGGCCGCGATCCGGGTCAGGAAATGGCGGGCCAGCGCGACGATGTCGCCGTGACGTTCCCGCAGTGGCGGCACGGTGATGATGGTCGCGCTGAGCAGACCCAGCAGTTCCTCGTCGAAATTGCCGGTGCTGGCGAGATCGGTCAGCGGCAGGTTGCTGGCGGCGATCACGCGCACATCGATGTGGTAGCCATGCGGCGATCCGATCGGCCGCACCCGCCGATCGCGCAGCACCTGCGCCAGTTGCAACTGCACCTCGGGCGAGAGGTGATCGACCTCGTCAAGCACCAGAGTGGCGCCGTCACTCGCCTGCAAGGCGCCCACATGCCGTTCGAACGCGCCGGCGAAGGCGCCCTGCTCGTGCCCCAGCAGGACTGACGGCAGGCTGGCCTGCGGGATGGCGGCGATGTTCAGGATCCGCAGCCCGGCGCGCGAACGCGGGCTGGCGGCGTGGATCGCGCGAACCAGCATCTCCTTGCCCGTACCGCGTTCCCCTTCGATCAGCAGGCTGCCGTGCCCGCGCGCGGCCTTGGCCGCGCGGGCGAGGGCCGTGCGGAAG includes the following:
- a CDS encoding sigma-54 dependent transcriptional regulator, with protein sequence MADPGARMLLLIDNAPAQIRLVTALAGREGWRVAVAREPAQVFDLLKGREGAQINAAILDQIVPGDDLVQLIADLRERRPDLPILVLTGSTSPLQSVAAMRAGASDYLVKPVAPERLMQALRNATAAAAWQQELTPLSEKMPAVLDFEAMVGTAPSFRTALARAAKAARGHGSLLIEGERGTGKEMLVRAIHAASPRSRAGLRILNIAAIPQASLPSVLLGHEQGAFAGAFERHVGALQASDGATLVLDEVDHLSPEVQLQLAQVLRDRRVRPIGSPHGYHIDVRVIAASNLPLTDLASTGNFDEELLGLLSATIITVPPLRERHGDIVALARHFLTRIAAEPGLRQLGITDGALTLLSSYDWPGNVRQLQAVLFRAAVFCDGNALTELDFPQLAELVGDGNRGDQPPERGGVDIFTLEGHLRPLEEIEADVIRLAIGHYRGRMSEVARRLGIGRSTLYRKLSDLGIDNAV